A genomic region of Oenanthe melanoleuca isolate GR-GAL-2019-014 chromosome 25, OMel1.0, whole genome shotgun sequence contains the following coding sequences:
- the LOC130262743 gene encoding epithelial discoidin domain-containing receptor 1-like, with protein PGRCRFALGMQDGSIPDFRLSASSAWSDSTAARHGRLGRSDGDGAWCPAGPVFPAEQEFLEVDLGRLHVVTLVGTQGRHAGGHGREFAHQYRLRYSRDRRRWLRWRDRWGAEVIGGNEDPEGVVLKDLSPAPVARALRVYPRAPRAMSVCLRLELYGCPWEAGLLSYTAPRGHVMALDPVPIVLNDSTYDGFSAGPLHFGGLGQLSDGVLGLDDFLRTRERRLWPGYDYVGWPRPPGPRPHVELEFEFQELRAFHAMQVHCNNLHTRGVGIFRAVECRFKKSLATAWEPTVATHSLAGAIKDPSARAVTVPLGGRHARFIQCRFFFGADWMLFSEVSFVSEVLDDPVGASGWPPTPDPSAAILEGAHHGGGAINVTSSVAPGEPELVPPVAKAEPGQSPALLGCLGAIILLLLALLILTLRHRLCSGPLGKAQGRGPEAALRVQLSGDTVVINNATGGGGARGLPRYERIPPGTGTGTGTGNGTGEYQEPTRARPRPPPLPPGAANPAYRLLLATYARPMGGPALATPDGAKPINTDGEPEGGAGAYAEADVTGGSAYALAGPAHSPTHGPALPTFPRHRLRFREKLGEGQFGEVLLCEVIAPHTLDLATPPCSGPAPTDAGRPLLVAVKVLRPDATKNARRDFLQEARTLGRLRDPNIVRLLGVCAGPGPLCIVTEYMEHGDLHQFLGGPRGHALSFSTLLHVGAQIASGMRFLARRNFVYREKNQILGEQKRDFLRKKREDFSM; from the exons ccaggccGCTGTCGCTTCGCTCTGGGCATGCAGGACGGCTCCATCCCCGATTTTCGCCTCTCGGCCTCCAGCGCTTGGTCCGACTCCACCGCAGCCCGCCATGGCCG GCTGGGCCGCAGTGACGGTGACGGCGCCTGGTGTCCGGCGGGGCCGGTGTTCCCGGCCGAGCAGGAGTTCCTGGAGGTGGACCTGGGCCGGCTGCACGTGGTGACGCtggtggggacacagggacgcCACGCGGGGGGACACGGCCGCGAGTTCGCCCACCAGTACCGGCTGCGCTACAGCCGCGACCGGCGGCGCTGGCTGCGCTGGAGGGACCgctggggagcagag GTGATCGGTGGCAACGAGGACCCCGAGGGGGTGGTGCTGAAGGACCTGTCGCCGGCGCCGGTGGCCCGGGCGCTCCGGGTGTACCCGCGGGCGCCGCGCGCCATGAGCGTCTGCCTGCGCCTCGAGCTGTACGGCTGCCCCTGGGAGG CCGGGCTCCTGTCCTACACGGCCCCGCGGGGACACGTCATGGCGCTGGACCCCGTCCCCATCGTCCTCAACGACTCCACCTACGACGGCTTCAGCGCCGGCCC GTTACACTTCGGGGGGCTGGGCCAGCTCTCGGACGGGGTCCTGGGCCTGGACGACTTCCTGAGGACGCGCGAGCGCCGCCTGTGGCCGGGCTACGACTACGTGGGGTGGCCACGCCCCCCCGGGCCACGCCCACACGTGGAGCTGGAGTTCGAGTTCCAGGAGCTCCGGGCTTTCCACGCCATGCAG GTCCACTGCAACAACCTCCACACGCGCGGGGTCGGAATCTTCCGGGCAGTCGAGTGTCGCTTCAAGAAGAGCTTGGCCACGGCCTGGGAGCCCACGGTGGCCACCCACAGCCTGGCCGGGGCCATCAAGGACCCCAGCGCCCGAGCGGTCACCGTCCCCTTGGGCGGGCGCCACGCCCGGTTCATCCAGTGCCGCTTCTTCTTCGGCGCTGATTGGATGCTCTTCAGCGAGGTGTCCTTCGTTTCAG aggtgctggatgACCCCGTGGGTGCCAGTGGGTGGCCCCCGACCCCTGACCCCTCCGCCGCCATCTTGGAAGGTGCCCACCATGGGGGCGGGGCCATTAACGTCACCTCCTCGG tAGCCCCTGGGGAGCCCGAACTGGTCCCGCCGGTGGCCAaagctgagcctgggcagtcgccggccctgctgggctgcctgggcGCCatcatcctcctgctgctggccctcctcatcctcaccctgcgGCACCGCCTCTGCTCCGGGCCGCTGGGCAAG GCCCAGGGCCGCGGGCCGGAGGCGGCGCTGCGGGTGCAGCTCTCGGGTGACACCGTGGTCATCAACAACGCCacgggggggggaggggcgcgGGGGCTGCCCCGGTACGAGCGGATCCCGCCCGGAACCGGAACCGGAACCGGAACCGGAAATGGGACCGGGGAGTACCAGGAACCCACCCGGGCACGGCCCCGACCccccccgctgccccccggGGCTG CCAATCCAGCCTATCGGCTGCTCCTGGCCACCTACGCCCGGCCAATGGGAGGCCCCGCCCTCGCCACGCCCGACGGCGCCAAACCAATCAACACCGACG GTGAGCCCGAGGGCGGGGCGGGCGCCTACGCCGAGGCTGACGTCACCGGAGGCTCCGCCTACGCGCTGGCTGGCCCCGCCCACAGCCCCACCCACGGCCCCGCCCTCCCGACCTTCCCCCGGCACCGCCTGCGCTTCCGGGAGAAGCTGGGGGAGGGGCAGTTTGGAGAG gtgctgctgtgcgAGGTCATCGCCCCCCACACCTTGGACTTGGCCACGCCCCCCTGCTCAGGCCCCGCCCCCACGGACGCAGGGCGCCCCCTGCTGGTGGCGGTCAAGGTGCTGCGGCCGGACGCCACCAAGAACGCCCG gcGGGATTTCCTGCAGGAGGCGCGCACCCTGGGCCGGCTGCGGGACCCCAACATCGTGCGGCTGCTGGGGGTGTGCGCGGGGCCCGGCCCCCTCTGCATCGTCACCGAGTACATGGAGCACGGAGACCTGCACCAGTTCCTGGGCGGGCCCCGCGGCCACGCCCTCAG TTTTTCCACGCTGCTGCACGTGGGAGCGCAGATCGCGTCCGGGATGCGATTCCTGGCGCGCAGGAATTTCGTGTACcgggaaaaaaatcagattttaggGGAgcaaaaaagggattttttaaggaaaaaaagagaagattttAGCATGTGA
- the IER3 gene encoding radiation-inducible immediate-early gene IEX-1, which yields MSMVAAVAATATCPGRCWGHPEGVPKGVAPSPPRHFTFEPPPAPRGPSRPRRPRHRRVLYPPAVRRPLPSEEPSAAKRLLLLLLAVVGTQIYNAPGDAGDGVLGTNLGTRTTVGTPPVPEEPQIPAGNAGVTNGTAGGSCPSLWVSPPLSPPGGARTS from the exons ATGTCCATGGTGGCCGCTGTCGCCGCCACCGCCACGTGTCCGGGCCGATGTTGGGGACATCCCGAGGGTGTCCCCAAAGGGGTGGCACCGTCTCCACCTCGTCACTTCACCTTCGAACCCCCCCCAGCGCCCCGCGGCCCCTCTCGGCCTCGGCGACCTCGGCATCGCCGCGTTCTTTATCCGCCCGCT GTGCGTCGCCCCCTCCCCTCAGAAGAACCCAGCGCCGCCAAAcgcctcctgctcctccttttgGCCGTGGTGGGAACCCAAATCTACAACGCGCCGGGAGACGCCGGTGACGGCGTTTTGGGGACAAATTTGGGGACAAGGACAACGGTGGGGACACCCCCAGTTCCAGAGGAGCCCCAGATTCCAGCCGGGAACGCCGGGGTGACCAACGGAACCGCGGGTGGCTCCTGTCCCTCGCTGTGGGTGTCACCCCCTTTGTCACCACCTGGGGGCGCCAGGACGAGCTGA
- the LOC130262721 gene encoding zinc finger protein 345-like produces the protein MQENYENVISLAEEIAISWPRITAFAESHRRRGLVSAPDPEGDQPHPSPPAAPPPPAADGGGGDPDLRRQLGMILQAAGRSRVEKMLRELVREQSQPGKRRQRRRAAGAGAGSGPEDDPTPPTTQDPPPAQPQTDPDPPATPKNRKSPGTCSECGKSPAKPRRCAECCRRCRQPERAAAEKPHRCGDCGKGFSRGSNLAQHRRIHTGERPHRCGDCGKGFIQRSDLERHRRVHTGERPYPCGDCGKRFSVSSHLDRHRRTHAGGPGPPGQPQQQQQQQQQPRGKTKPAAEPAPHRCGDCGKSFGQRSALAKHRKTHSGERPHRCGDCGKSFSRGSNLTQHRRIHTGERPFACGDCGKGFIQRSDLERHQRVHTGERPYSCAECGKSFSVSSHLDRHRKIHAAERASYRCPEHLAGFLAAHRHGRLFQCGQCGRCFGQGAALLKHQRAHGGGAGGGAAGAAAAPPKCLDCGKSRGLCQDCGREPEAAPEKPYKCQECGKSFGQRSALVKHRRIHTGEKPYKCPECSKGFIQKSDLTIHRRMHTGEKPYKCRECGKRFSVSSNLLTHQRTHLGEKPFQCQECGKSFIQRSELTIHRRVHTGEKPYKCQECGKCFSRSSHLNRHQRTHAGDKAARAGAGAGVASPPSSSSAALAAPGGLAFPAFPGSSAVPAALELPWALALPGRAFPGFPAGSVGN, from the exons ATGCAGGAGAATTATGAGAACGTCATTTCCTTGG ccGAGGAAATCGCCATCAGTTGGCCCCGGATCACGGCGTTCGCCGAATCCCACCGGAGACGGGGGCTGGTGTCGG ccccGGATCCCGAGGGGGACCAGccccacccctccccccccgccgcccctcccccTCCCGCGGCCgatgggggagggggggacCCCGACCTGCGCCGGCAGCTGGGAATGATCCTGCAGGCGGCCGGACGGAGCCGGGTGGAGAAAATGCTGCGGGAGCTGgtgagggagcagagccagcccggCAAAcgccggcagcgccgccggGCCGCAG GTGCCGGCGCCGGGAGCGGCCCCGAGGACGATCCAACTCCTCCGACCACCCAAGACCCTCCACCGGCTCAACCCCAAACCGACCCCGACCCTCCGGCGACGCCGAAGAACCGAAAATCCCCCGGAACCTGCTCGGAGTGCGGCAAAAGCCCGGCCAAACCCCGGCGCTGCGCCGAGTGCTGCCGGCGCTGCCGGCAACCGGAACGCGCCGCGGCGGAGAAACCGCACCGCTGCGGCGACTGCGGCAAAGGCTTCAGCCGCGGCTCCAACCTGGCGCagcaccggcgcatccacaccgGGGAGAGGCCGCACCGGTGCGGGGATTGCGGCAAAGGCTTCATCCAGCGCTCCGACCTGGAGCGGCACCGGCGCGTCCACACCGGCGAGCGGCCGTACCCGTGCGGCGACTGCGGCAAACGCTTCAGCGTCAGCTCGCACCTGGACCGGCACCGCCGCACTCACGCCGGCGGGCCGGGACCGCCGGGCCAGccacaacaacagcaacaacaacagcaacagccCCGCGGCAAAACCAAACCGGCGGCGGAGCCGGCGCCGCACCGGTGCGGGGATTGCGGCAAGAGCTTCGGGCAGCGCTCGGCGCTGGCCAAGCACCGCAAGACGCACAGCGGGGAGCGGCCGCACCGCTGCGGCGACTGCGGCAAGAGCTTCAGCCGCGGCTCCAACCTGACGCagcaccggcgcatccacaccgGCGAGCGGCCCTTCGCCTGCGGCGACTGCGGCAAGGGGTTCATCCAGCGCTCCGACCTGGAGCGCCACCAGCGCGTCCACACCGGCGAGCGGCCGTACTCCTGCGCCGAGTGCGGCAAGAGCTTCAGCGTCAGCTCGCACCTGGACCGGCACCGCAAAATCCACGCGGCGGAACGCGCGTCCTACCGCTGCCCGGAGCACCTGGCCGGGTTTCTGGCGGCTCACCGGCACGGGAGGCTCTTCCAGTGCGGGCAGTGCGGGCGGTGCTTCGGCCAAGGCGCGGCGCTGCTGAAGCACCAGCGCGCTCACGGAGGCGGCGCCGGTGGCGGCGCTGCCGGAGCCGCGGCGGCGCCGCCCAAGTGCCTGGATTGCGGGAAAAGCcgggggctgtgccaggattGCGGGCGGGAGCCGGAAGCGGCGCCGGAGAAGCCGTACAAGTGCCAGGAGTGCGGGAAGAGCTTCGGGCAGCGCTCGGCGCTGGTGAagcaccggcgcatccacaccgGCGAGAAACCCTACAAGTGCCCCGAGTGCTCCAAGGGCTTCATCCAAAAATCCGACCTCACCATCCACCGCCGGATGCACACCGGCGAGAAACCCTACAAGTGCCGCGAGTGCGGCAAGCGCTTCAGCGTCTCCTCCAACCTCCTGACCCACCAGCGGACGCACCTGGGCGAGAAACCCTTCCAGTGCCAGGAGTGCGGCAAGAGCTTCATCCAGCGCTCCGAGCTCACCATCCACCGCCGCGTGCACACCGGCGAGAAGCCCTACAAGTGCCAGGAGTGCGGCAAGTGCTTCAGCCGCAGCTCCCACCTCAACCGGCACCAGCGCACCCACGCCGGCGACAAGGCCGCTCGCGCCGGTGCCGGCGCCGGCGTCGCCTCCCCGCCCTCCTCGTCCTCGGCGGCGTTGGCGGCGCCCGGAGGTTTGGCTTTCCCGGCGTTCCCGGGTTCCTCGGCGGTGCCGGCGGCgttggagctgccctgggcgTTGGCGCTGCCGGGCCGGGCGTTCCCGGGTTTCCCGGCGGGGTCGGTGGGTAATTAG
- the LOC130262711 gene encoding zinc finger protein 420-like, whose protein sequence is MDPWGEEEEEEPEVIFGDEEEEEDPNGMQGTPESDPTLPDSAEIVELDPDPPSFPNPEFPERETLRWTVVQQIDPGTSGKNGKKPAGSAKSANFSNFKSIIVLQKSYECSECGKSFSCSSHFSKHRRTHTGEKPFRCSHCGKSFNVSSNLYRHQRGHGSAPDPAPRGLPYQCQECGKSFRRNKELATHRRLHTGDLPFRCGDCGKSFSWSSHWLRHQRIHTGEKPYECPECGKSFSRSSHLYRHQRGHAGGRSYICTYCGRSFGSILHFERHQGTHTGVRPYKCSLCRKSFGDAPALVKHQRIHLGEGPFRCEECGKGFGARSQYARHRRSFHGGEKPYRCGDCGKSFSWSSHWERHQRIHTGEKPYECHECGKSFGRTSHLYRHQRTHAGGRPHVCGECGKSFNSTLHFQKHQRAHGAGARKSCGDGGESSPEPSALAKRRRVHGEVQKSGKSAIESQKNGKSSMESQKSFIETQKNEESATESQKSFVESQKNGKSVIGTQKSEESATESQKSFVESQKNGKSSIGSQKSFVESQKNGKSVIETQKSEESAIESQKSFVESQKNGKSSIGSQKSFVESQKNGKSAVESQKLFVESQKNGKSIIETQKNEESATESQKSFIESQKNGKSSIGSQKSFVESQKNGKSVVETQKNGKSVIETQKIGKSSVESQKNGKSSTESQKFFIESQRNGKSVVETQKIGKCSLESQKNGKSSMESQKSFIESQKNGKSVIETQKIGKCSVESQKNGKSSMESQKSFVESQKNGKSVVETQKNGKSSTEYQKNGELFVESQKIGKSSVVSQKNGKSSVESQKSIDESQKNGKASIEYQKNGELFVESQKIGKSSGEFQKSFSESQKNGKFSIESQKSFDESHDSSGNFGMGSQFRRQLRSHGEEEMPEG, encoded by the coding sequence GAACCCCCGAGTCCGACCCGACCCTCCCGGACTCCGCCGAAATCGTGGAACTGGACCCCGACCCTCCGTCCTTCCCCAATCCCGAATTCCCCGAGCGCGAAACCCTGCGCTGGACCGTGGTCCAGCAGATCGACCCGGGAACGTCGGGAAAAAACGGGAAGAAACCCGCCGGGAGCGCCAAATCGGCGAATTTCTCCAACTTCAAGAGCATCATCGTTCTCCAGAAAAGCTACGAGTGCTCCGAGTGCGGGAAgagcttcagctgcagctcccatttTTCCAAACACCGCCGGACGCACACCGGGGAAAAACCTTTCCGGTGTTCCCATTGCGGAAAAAGCTTCAACGTCTCTTCCAATCTTTACCGGCACCAACGCGGCCACGGATCGGCGCCGGATCCGGCGCCGCGGGGTCTCCCCTATCAGTGCCAGGAGTGCGGGAAGAGTTTTCGGCGGAACAAAGAGTTGGCCACGCACCGGCGGCTTCACACCGGGGATTTGCCGTTCCGCTGCGGCGACTGCGGGAAGAGCTTCTCGTGGAGCTCCCATTGGTTGAGGCACCAACGGATTCACACCGGAGAGAAACCCTACGAGTGCCCGGAGTGCGGGAAGAGCTTCTCCAGGAGTTCGCACCTTTACCGGCACCAGCGCGGCCACGCCGGCGGCCGCTCCTACATCTGCACCTACTGCGGGCGCAGTTTCGGCAGCATCCTCCACTTCGAGCGGCACCAGGGCACCCACACCGGCGTCAGGCCTTACAAGTGCTCGCTGTGCCGGAAAAGTTTCGGCGACGCGCCGGCGCTGGTGAAGCACCAACGCATCCACCTGGGCGAGGGCCCGTTCCGGTGCGAGGAGTGCGGCAAAGGGTTCGGCGCCCGCTCGCAGTACGCGCGGCACCGGCGGAGTTTCCACGGCGGCGAGAAGCCGTACCGGTGCGGGGATTGCGGGAAGAGcttctcctggagctcccaCTGGGAGAggcaccagaggatccacaccGGGGAGAAGCCCTACGAGTGCCACGAGTGCGGGAAGAGTTTCGGCAGGACGTCGCACCTCTACCGGCACCAGCGGACGCACGCCGGCGGCCGGCCCCACGTCTGCGGCGAGTGCGGCAAGAGCTTCAACTCCACGCTCCACTTCCAGAAGCACCAGCGGGCGCACGGAGCCGGCGCGAGGAAAAGCTGCGGAGACGGCGGGGAATCCTCCCCGGAGCCGTCGGCGTTGGCCAAGCGCCGGCGGGTTCATGGGGAGGTCCAAAAAAGTGGGAAGTCTGCGATTGAgtcccaaaaaaatgggaaatcttCCATggaatcccaaaaatccttcaTTGAGACACAAAAAAATGAGGAATCCGCAACtgaatcccaaaaatccttcGTTGAgtcccaaaaaaatgggaaatccGTCATTGGGACACAAAAAAGTGAGGAATCCGCAACtgaatcccaaaaatccttcGTTGAgtcccaaaaaaatgggaaatcctCCATtggatcccaaaaatccttcGTTGAgtcccaaaaaaatgggaaatccGTCATTGAGACACAAAAAAGTGAGGAATCCGCAATtgaatcccaaaaatccttcGTTGAgtcccaaaaaaatgggaaatcctCCATTGGGTCCCAAAAATCCTTCGTTGAgtcccaaaaaaatgggaaatccGCAGTTGAGTCCCAAAAATTGTTCGTTGAgtcccaaaaaaatgggaaatccaTCATTGAGACACAAAAAAATGAGGAATCCGCAACtgaatcccaaaaatccttcaTTGAgtcccaaaaaaatgggaaatcctCCATtggatcccaaaaatccttcGTTGAgtcccaaaaaaatgggaaatccGTTGTTGAGAcacaaaaaaatgggaaatctgTCATTGAGACACAAAAAATTGGAAAATCCTCCGTTGAgtcccaaaaaaatgggaaatcttCCACTGAATCCCAAAAATTCTTCATTGAGTCCCAAAGAAATGGGAAATCCGTTGTTGAGACacaaaaaattggaaaatgCTCCCTTgaatcccaaaaaaatgggaaatcttCCATggaatcccaaaaatccttcaTTGAgtcccaaaaaaatgggaaatctgTCATTGAGACacaaaaaattggaaaatgCTCCGTTgaatcccaaaaaaatgggaaatcttCCATggaatcccaaaaatccttcGTTGAgtcccaaaaaaatgggaaatccGTTGTTGAGAcacaaaaaaatgggaaatcctCCACTGAGTaccaaaaaaatggggaattatTCGTTGAGTCCCAAAAAATTGGGAAATCATCCGTTGtatcccaaaaaaatgggaaatcttCTGTAgaatcccaaaaatccatcgatgaatcccaaaaaaatgggaaagcCTCCATTGAGTaccaaaaaaatggggaattatTCGTTGAGTCCCAAAAAATTGGGAAATCTTCTGGAGAATTCCAAAAATCCTTCAGTgaatcccaaaaaaatgggaaattttccATCGAATCCCAGAAATCCTTTGATGAATCCCATGATTCCAgcgggaattttgggatgggatcccaATTCCGGCGGCAGCTCCGGAGTCACGGAGAGGAGGAAATGCCGGAGGGGTGa